In Oryzias melastigma strain HK-1 linkage group LG10, ASM292280v2, whole genome shotgun sequence, a single window of DNA contains:
- the LOC112153639 gene encoding sodium bicarbonate transporter-like protein 11 isoform X1, with product MKPGEEAEDMSGVTVNRFAEEPPSTRKSTNKYGFQEMELQNEEQEDSPATNKEHFYDNSIQICVSDAESSGFALLNTKRKYVKPMNFEEEVRAHRDIDSFLAQASILLDEKASTLDEVLRRMIAHLAEVGCSCDVDEVMNTLFTDEGGKESNVHLLSETIQGVTATATGVHYQQSWLCILSTVKNLQRRHVCITRLDKPQNWGVNCAEARYVILILAPPLTKSTKTAIELGRTFATMFSDISFREKLLDPRTQDDFKQELVTQRHLLSEVKANPIVEEVEESDPRRGKPLECRDFFKAGRGVYKDLRRRLPLYPTDFTDGITGKDRCLVKYTTTAIFLYIAILLPAIAFGSLNDESTRGEIDVQKTIVGQSIGGVIYSLFAGSPLVIPLTTAPLAIFISVIRGICDDYNLDFDAFYACIGLWNSFFLILGGLFNVSLLMKLFKRSTEEVIALFISIAFVGDAIKGTIKIFEHYFHGPILATTNSSVVLQQINEILEKANNQTPLVMEHHKGNMSQLERAEAQVLVFLPETLVICTRERPILCLLLMLGTLWLGYALYLIKRSPYLNDKIREVVSDCALPISVVVFSFIGSYLFIDIQLPVFNVHDGPIFKYPEFEKLSGMAALSAVGLGFLLALLIFIDQNIVISLTHVPEHKLLKGTTFHWDLVLTGFINILMSCLGLPWMHAAFPHSSLHARQLAKVEHHLENGHLHTTIVSVKETRLTSLVANILIGLSAFMLPIPLQWIPKPVLYGLFLYVAATSLDGNQMVDRMTLLLKEQTSYPPTHYIRRVPQRKVHYFTALQMIQLVILCAFGMYPLPYMKMVFPLLMILLVPVRTGLLPRLIDAKYLDIMDSQYI from the exons ATGAAGCCAGGAGAGGAAGCAGAGGACATGTCTGGAGTCACAGTCAATCGTTTTGCTGAAG AGCCTCCATCCACCAGAAAGTCGACAAATAAATATGGTTTCCAAGAAATGG agCTGCAGaatgaggagcaggaggactCACCTGCCACCAACAAGGAGCACTTTTATGACAACAGCATCCAGATCTGTGTTTCAG ATGCTGAAAGTTCTGGATTTGCGCTtctaaacacaaaaagaaag TATGTTAAGCCTATGAACTTCGAAGAAGAAGTGCGCGCTCACAGAGACATCGACAGCTTTCTGGCCCAGGCAAGCATCCTTCTGGATGAGAAGGCTTCGACTTTGGATGAAGTCTTGAGGCGAATGATAGCCCACCTGGCAGAGGTGGGCTGCAGCTGTGATGTGGATGAGGTGATGAATACTCTATTCACAGATGAAGGAGGGAAGGAGAGTAATG TTCACCTTCTGTCAGAGACCATTCAGGGTGTCACTGCTACTGCCACTGGAGTTCATTATCAGCAATCCTGGCTCTGTATCCT CTCAACTGTGAAGAATCTGCAAAGACGTCACGTTTGCATCACCCGTTTGGACAAGCCTCAGAACTGGGGAGTCAACTGTGCTGAAGCCCGCTATGTTATTCTCATTCTCGCCCCGCCTCTAACG aaaagcacCAAAACAGCTATTGAACTTGGCCGAACATTTGCCACAATGTTCTCTGACATTTCCTTCAGAGAGAAGCTTTTAGACCCAAGAACCCAGGACGACTTCAAGCAGGAGCTTGTGACCCAGCGACACCTGCTTTCTGAAGTCAAGGCGAATCCCATTGTGGAGGAAGTGGAAGAGTCTGATCCGCGGAGGGGAAAACCGCTTGAG tGCAGAGACTTCTTCAAAGCTGGCAGAGGCGTATACAAGGACCTCCGCCGCAGACTGCCCTTATACCCCACAGACTTCACAGATG GCATAACCGGGAAGGACCGCTGTCTAGTGAAGTACACCACTACTGCGATTTTCCTCTACATTGCCATTCTGCTGCCTGCTATTGCCTTTGGCTCACTGAACGATGAAAGCACCAGGGGAGAAATAG ATGTTCAGAAAACTATTGTTGGCCAGAGCATTGGGGGAGTCATCTATTCCCTGTTTGCTGGTTCCCCACTAGTCATCCCTCTGACCACTGCGCCATTGGCTATCTTTATAAGCG TCATCAGAGGAATATGTGATGACTACAATCTCGACTTTGATGCTTTTTATGCCTGCATTGGTTTATGGAACAGTTTCTTTCTCATCCTTGGAGGTTTATTTAATGTCAGCCTGCTGATGAAACTCTTCAAACG CTCCACAGAAGAAGTCATTGCAttgtttatctccatagcattTGTTGGAGATGCTATTAAAGGCACCATCAAAA TTTTTGAGCACTACTTCCATGGGCCCATACTGGCGACCACAAACAGCTCTGTAGTCCTGCAGCAGATTAATGAGATTCTGGAAAAGGCGAATAACCAGACGCCACTTGTGATGGAGCATCACAAAGGGAATATGTCACAACTTGAACGAGCAGAAGCACAAGTGTTGGTCTTTCTGCCTGAAACGTTGGTGATCTGCACGAGAGAAAGGCCTATCCTCTGTCTGCTGCTCATGCTGGGCACTCTGTGGCTGGGTTATGCTCTCTACCTGATAAAGAGGAG CCCGTACCTGAATGACAAAATCAGAGAGGTGGTGTCTGACTGCGCTTTACCCATCTCTGTGGTGGTATTTTCCTTCATCGGCTCTTACCTGTTCATTGACATACAGC TCCCTGTGTTTAACGTCCATGATGGTCCAATCTTCAAGTATCCTGAGTTTGAAAAGCTGTCAGGAATGGCTGCGCTGAGCGCGGTCGGGCTGGGTTTTCTCCTTGCACTGCTAATCTTCATCGACCAGAACATTGTCATCTCTCTCACTCATGTCCCAGAACACAA GCTGCTAAAAGGCACAACGTTCCACTGGGACTTGGTGCTGACTGGTTTCATCAACATCCTCATGTCCTGTCTGGGGTTGCCATGGATGCACGCTGCCTTCCCACATTCCTCCCTGCACGCCCGCCAGCTCGCCAAAGTGGAACACCACTTAGAGAACGGACATCTCCACACAAC CATTGTCAGCGTGAAGGAGACTCGCCTGACCTCTCTGGTGGCAAACATCCTGATCGGCCTGTCTGCGTTCATGCTGCCCATTCCGCTGCAGTGGATCCCAAAGCCCGTCCTGTACGGCCTCTTCCTGTACGTGGCGGCCACTTCGCTTGATGGAAACCAGATGGTTGACCGCATGACCCTGTTGCTAAAGGAACAG ACTTCATATCCGCCCACCCATTACATCCGCCGTGTGCCTCAGAGGAAAGTGCACTACTTCACTGCACTGCAGATGATCCAGCTCGTCATTCTGTGTGCTTTTGGCATGTACCCTCTGCCCTACATGAAGATGGTCTTTCCCCTTCTGATGATCCTGCTGGTCCCTGTCAG AACCGGACTGCTCCCCAGACTGATTGATGCCAAGTACCTGGACATCATGGACTCTCAGTATATATAA
- the LOC112153639 gene encoding sodium bicarbonate transporter-like protein 11 isoform X2 gives MEAKRVFHFVPSEPPSTRKSTNKYGFQEMELQNEEQEDSPATNKEHFYDNSIQICVSDAESSGFALLNTKRKYVKPMNFEEEVRAHRDIDSFLAQASILLDEKASTLDEVLRRMIAHLAEVGCSCDVDEVMNTLFTDEGGKESNVHLLSETIQGVTATATGVHYQQSWLCILSTVKNLQRRHVCITRLDKPQNWGVNCAEARYVILILAPPLTKSTKTAIELGRTFATMFSDISFREKLLDPRTQDDFKQELVTQRHLLSEVKANPIVEEVEESDPRRGKPLECRDFFKAGRGVYKDLRRRLPLYPTDFTDGITGKDRCLVKYTTTAIFLYIAILLPAIAFGSLNDESTRGEIDVQKTIVGQSIGGVIYSLFAGSPLVIPLTTAPLAIFISVIRGICDDYNLDFDAFYACIGLWNSFFLILGGLFNVSLLMKLFKRSTEEVIALFISIAFVGDAIKGTIKIFEHYFHGPILATTNSSVVLQQINEILEKANNQTPLVMEHHKGNMSQLERAEAQVLVFLPETLVICTRERPILCLLLMLGTLWLGYALYLIKRSPYLNDKIREVVSDCALPISVVVFSFIGSYLFIDIQLPVFNVHDGPIFKYPEFEKLSGMAALSAVGLGFLLALLIFIDQNIVISLTHVPEHKLLKGTTFHWDLVLTGFINILMSCLGLPWMHAAFPHSSLHARQLAKVEHHLENGHLHTTIVSVKETRLTSLVANILIGLSAFMLPIPLQWIPKPVLYGLFLYVAATSLDGNQMVDRMTLLLKEQTSYPPTHYIRRVPQRKVHYFTALQMIQLVILCAFGMYPLPYMKMVFPLLMILLVPVRTGLLPRLIDAKYLDIMDSQYI, from the exons ATGGAAGCTAAAAGGGTCTTTCATTTTGTCCCATCTG AGCCTCCATCCACCAGAAAGTCGACAAATAAATATGGTTTCCAAGAAATGG agCTGCAGaatgaggagcaggaggactCACCTGCCACCAACAAGGAGCACTTTTATGACAACAGCATCCAGATCTGTGTTTCAG ATGCTGAAAGTTCTGGATTTGCGCTtctaaacacaaaaagaaag TATGTTAAGCCTATGAACTTCGAAGAAGAAGTGCGCGCTCACAGAGACATCGACAGCTTTCTGGCCCAGGCAAGCATCCTTCTGGATGAGAAGGCTTCGACTTTGGATGAAGTCTTGAGGCGAATGATAGCCCACCTGGCAGAGGTGGGCTGCAGCTGTGATGTGGATGAGGTGATGAATACTCTATTCACAGATGAAGGAGGGAAGGAGAGTAATG TTCACCTTCTGTCAGAGACCATTCAGGGTGTCACTGCTACTGCCACTGGAGTTCATTATCAGCAATCCTGGCTCTGTATCCT CTCAACTGTGAAGAATCTGCAAAGACGTCACGTTTGCATCACCCGTTTGGACAAGCCTCAGAACTGGGGAGTCAACTGTGCTGAAGCCCGCTATGTTATTCTCATTCTCGCCCCGCCTCTAACG aaaagcacCAAAACAGCTATTGAACTTGGCCGAACATTTGCCACAATGTTCTCTGACATTTCCTTCAGAGAGAAGCTTTTAGACCCAAGAACCCAGGACGACTTCAAGCAGGAGCTTGTGACCCAGCGACACCTGCTTTCTGAAGTCAAGGCGAATCCCATTGTGGAGGAAGTGGAAGAGTCTGATCCGCGGAGGGGAAAACCGCTTGAG tGCAGAGACTTCTTCAAAGCTGGCAGAGGCGTATACAAGGACCTCCGCCGCAGACTGCCCTTATACCCCACAGACTTCACAGATG GCATAACCGGGAAGGACCGCTGTCTAGTGAAGTACACCACTACTGCGATTTTCCTCTACATTGCCATTCTGCTGCCTGCTATTGCCTTTGGCTCACTGAACGATGAAAGCACCAGGGGAGAAATAG ATGTTCAGAAAACTATTGTTGGCCAGAGCATTGGGGGAGTCATCTATTCCCTGTTTGCTGGTTCCCCACTAGTCATCCCTCTGACCACTGCGCCATTGGCTATCTTTATAAGCG TCATCAGAGGAATATGTGATGACTACAATCTCGACTTTGATGCTTTTTATGCCTGCATTGGTTTATGGAACAGTTTCTTTCTCATCCTTGGAGGTTTATTTAATGTCAGCCTGCTGATGAAACTCTTCAAACG CTCCACAGAAGAAGTCATTGCAttgtttatctccatagcattTGTTGGAGATGCTATTAAAGGCACCATCAAAA TTTTTGAGCACTACTTCCATGGGCCCATACTGGCGACCACAAACAGCTCTGTAGTCCTGCAGCAGATTAATGAGATTCTGGAAAAGGCGAATAACCAGACGCCACTTGTGATGGAGCATCACAAAGGGAATATGTCACAACTTGAACGAGCAGAAGCACAAGTGTTGGTCTTTCTGCCTGAAACGTTGGTGATCTGCACGAGAGAAAGGCCTATCCTCTGTCTGCTGCTCATGCTGGGCACTCTGTGGCTGGGTTATGCTCTCTACCTGATAAAGAGGAG CCCGTACCTGAATGACAAAATCAGAGAGGTGGTGTCTGACTGCGCTTTACCCATCTCTGTGGTGGTATTTTCCTTCATCGGCTCTTACCTGTTCATTGACATACAGC TCCCTGTGTTTAACGTCCATGATGGTCCAATCTTCAAGTATCCTGAGTTTGAAAAGCTGTCAGGAATGGCTGCGCTGAGCGCGGTCGGGCTGGGTTTTCTCCTTGCACTGCTAATCTTCATCGACCAGAACATTGTCATCTCTCTCACTCATGTCCCAGAACACAA GCTGCTAAAAGGCACAACGTTCCACTGGGACTTGGTGCTGACTGGTTTCATCAACATCCTCATGTCCTGTCTGGGGTTGCCATGGATGCACGCTGCCTTCCCACATTCCTCCCTGCACGCCCGCCAGCTCGCCAAAGTGGAACACCACTTAGAGAACGGACATCTCCACACAAC CATTGTCAGCGTGAAGGAGACTCGCCTGACCTCTCTGGTGGCAAACATCCTGATCGGCCTGTCTGCGTTCATGCTGCCCATTCCGCTGCAGTGGATCCCAAAGCCCGTCCTGTACGGCCTCTTCCTGTACGTGGCGGCCACTTCGCTTGATGGAAACCAGATGGTTGACCGCATGACCCTGTTGCTAAAGGAACAG ACTTCATATCCGCCCACCCATTACATCCGCCGTGTGCCTCAGAGGAAAGTGCACTACTTCACTGCACTGCAGATGATCCAGCTCGTCATTCTGTGTGCTTTTGGCATGTACCCTCTGCCCTACATGAAGATGGTCTTTCCCCTTCTGATGATCCTGCTGGTCCCTGTCAG AACCGGACTGCTCCCCAGACTGATTGATGCCAAGTACCTGGACATCATGGACTCTCAGTATATATAA